The following proteins are encoded in a genomic region of Necator americanus strain Aroian chromosome II, whole genome shotgun sequence:
- a CDS encoding hypothetical protein (NECATOR_CHRII.G7739.T1) encodes MGVKVNGRQLHHLRFADDIVLITPSISQAERMLTEFDETCGCIGLQLNPQKTMFMRNAWVSDAPFTLNGTNISECTSYVYLGRELNMMNDLTPELGGRDERLVERTRASRM; translated from the coding sequence atgggagtgaaggttaatggtcggcagctacaccatttgcgctttgctgatgacatcgtactgataacacctagcatcagccaagcggaacgaatgctgaccgaattcgacgaaacatgtggatgcatcggtcttcagttGAATccacaaaagacgatgttcatgcggaacgcatgggtctcggatgccccattcacgctcaacggaacgaacatatccgaatgcaccagctacgtttatctgggtcgggaactgaacatgatgaacgacctgacccccgagctgggaggaagagacgagcggcttgtggagcgtacaagagcatcgaggatgtag
- a CDS encoding hypothetical protein (NECATOR_CHRII.G7740.T1), which translates to MTGSLNTFHDCAKKAESSKTTKRRLSLETLELIRQRAAARAAGNQELTSELARLCREAIKEDLKERRAEVLAEAAEAEKSIRYARRDFASRKTRMTALRNQPIHLPPHHLREDGHIIPEVLPSEIRHVITSVRNRTAPSPDRIKPEQLKNLPPVLNNTLARFFTRYLSECKVPKQWKTSKTVLLHKNRDPHDIDNYRLICLLSVIYKLFTRVILNGSEKVLDEGQPCEQAEFRKGYITSLHSFIHSQCFKIHRGITRVQDAALSHLHRLKEGLRLS; encoded by the coding sequence atgaccggctcgttgaacaccttccatgactgcgcgaagaaggctgagagttctaaaaccaccaagagacgcctgtctcttgaaactcttgagctaaTACGCCAGCGTGCAGCAGCACGAGcggcagggaaccaagaactcacgtccgagctcgcaaggctttgcagagaggcgataaaggaagaccttaaagagagaagagcagaagtgctggctgaggCTGCAGAGGCGgagaaaagcatccgctatgcccgtcgagacttcgccagtcgcaagacgaggatgactgctctccggaaccaaccaatccacttgcctcctcaccatctgagggaagacggacatatcattccagaggttctcccgtccgaaatacgacatgttattacgtcggtaagaaatcgtacggcacccagTCCCGACAGGATAAaaccagaacaactgaagaaccttccgcccgTACTCaacaacaccctggcgaggttCTTTACACgctacctgtcggaatgcaaggttcctaaacaatggaaaaccagcaagaccgtgttgttgcaTAAAAAtagagatccacatgacatcgacAACTATCGCctaatctgcttactgtccgtcatctacaagctctttacaagagtgatccttaatgggagtgaaaaagtcttggatgaaggacagccatgcgagcaagcagagtTCCGAAAAGGATACATCACGAGtttacattcattcattcattcacagtgtttcaaaattcatcgaggtatcacgagagtacaagatgccgctctgtctcaccttcatcgacttaaagaaggccttcgactcagttga
- a CDS encoding hypothetical protein (NECATOR_CHRII.G7741.T1), which produces MAICTYNARTLASEAAVEDLIMQAKKIKYDVIGLTETRRRHPLNAVYETGEELFLGTCDSRGVGGVGVLVNTSMAKNIDSFEQLTTRIGRLRMRRCGLTTALTIYVAYAPTPSYEEEKVEAFYMDLEKFYREDLAFYKVIIGDFNAKVGPR; this is translated from the coding sequence atggcgatctgtacttataacgcacgtacgcttgcatcggaagcggccgtcgaagatctgataatgcaagccaagaaaatcaagtacgacgtcatcggactgaccgagacgagacgacgtcaccctctcaacgccgtatacgaaactggagaagaactgttcttaggaacatgcgacagtagaggtgttggtggagttggcgtcctcgtcaacacgagtatggcaaagaacatcgactctttcgaacaacttacgacccgaatcggacgtctgcggatgagaagatgtggtctaACAACAGCTTTGACAATCtacgtcgcttacgctccaacaccaagctatgaagaagaaaaagtcgaagctttctatatggacctggagaagttctaccgagaagatcttgccttctacaaggtcataattggcgatttcaacgccaaagttggcccaagatga
- a CDS encoding hypothetical protein (NECATOR_CHRII.G7742.T1) — MAICTYNPRTLAAEATVEDLMMQAKKIKYDVIGLTETRRRHPLNAVYETGEELFLGTCDSRGVGGVGVLVNTNIAKNIDSFEQLTTRIGRLRMRRCGPTTALTIYVAYAPTSSYEEEKNRSFLYGPGEILPRRSCLLQGYNWRFQRQSWPKMNAGGTSHRDPSNSQFQKPSSLRCAWESPGGGYRNQIDHIIVNKRFCQTDVAVVPKFYTGSDHRLLRLRFSFTRREEKTAKFRGRNPRTTINWDLFATLAGFWEDSAMDNIDEEYDRLVEHLRDCAKKAESSKTTKRRLSLETLELIRQRAAARAAGNQELTSELARLCREAIKEDLKERRAEVLAEAAEAEKSIRYARRDFASRKTRDKERRERQEWSLMGVKKSWMKDSHASKQSSERIHYEFTFIHSFIVFRNSSRYHESTRCRSVSPSST; from the coding sequence atggcgatctgtacttataacccACGTACGCTTGCAGCGGAAGCGACcgtcgaagatctgatgatgcaagccaagaaaatcaagtacgacgtcatcggactgaccgagacgagacgacgtcaccctctcaacgccgtatacgaaactggagaagaactgttcttaggaacatgcgacagtagaggtgttggtggagttggcgtcctcgtcaacacgaatatagcaaagaacatcgactctttcgaacaacttacgaccagaatcggacgtctgcggatgagaagatgtggtccaacaacagctttgacaatctacgtcgcttacgctccaacatcaagctatgaagaagaaaaaaatcgaagctttctatatggacctggagaaattctaccgagaagatcttgccttctacaaggttataattggcgatttcaacgccaaagttggcccaagatgaacgccggaggaacttcacatcgggacccaagcaactcgcaattccagaagccctcctctctacgctgtgcgtgggagtcacccggtggagggtaccgtaatcaaatagaccacatcatcgtaaataaaaggttctgccagacggatgtcgctgttgtaccaaagttctatacgggatcggaccatcgcctcctccgactAAGATTTTCattcacaaggagagaagagaaaaccgccaagttcagagggagaaatcccagaaccaccatcaactgggatctcttcgctacgttagccggcttttgggaagattccgcaatggacaacatcgatgaggaatatgaccggctcgttgaacaccttcgtgactgcgcgaagaaggctgagagttctaaaaccaccaagagacgcctgtctcttgaaactcttgagctaaTACGCCAGCGTGCAGCAGCACGAGcggcagggaaccaagaactcacgtccgagctcgcaaggctttgcagagaggcgataaaggaagaccttaaagagagaagagcagaagtgctggctgaggCTGCAGAGGCGgagaaaagcatccgctatgcccgtcgagacttcgccagtcgcaagacgagagacaaggagagaagagaaagacaAGAGTGGTCCTTAATGGGagtgaaaaagtcttggatgaaggacagccatgcgagcaagcagagtTCCGAAAGGATTCACTACGAGtttacattcattcattcattcatagtgtttcgaaattcatcgaggtatcacgagagtacaagatgccgctctgtctcaccttcatcgacttaa
- a CDS encoding hypothetical protein (NECATOR_CHRII.G7743.T1), with protein MGVKVNGRQLHHLRFADDIVLITPSISQAERMLTEFDRNMWMHRSSVESTKDDVHAERMGLGCPIHAQRNEHIRMHQLRLSGSGTEHDERPDPRAGRKRRAACGAYKSIEDVVKKARNIRLRAHLFDTSVLPALTYASKTWAFRKQEENAVSVIERTVERVMLGVSRFTQVRDSKFSPTSAIED; from the coding sequence atgggagtgaaggttaatggtcggcagctacaccatttgcgctttgctgatgacatcgtactgataacacctagcatcagccaagcggaacgaatgctgaccgaattcgaccgaaacatgtggatgcatcggtcttcagttGAATccacaaaagacgatgttcatgcggaacgcatgggtctcggatgccccattcacgctcaacggaacgaacatatccgaatgcaccagctacgtttatctgggtcgggaactgaacatgatgaacgacctgacccccgagctgggaggaagagacgagcggcttgtggagcgtacaagagcatcgaggatgtagtgaaaaagGCCAGGAAtatccggctccgtgctcacctcttcgaCACCagcgtacttcctgctttgacctatgcttcgaaaacctgggcatttcgcaagcaggaagaaaacgcggtgagcgtcattgaacgcacagttgagagagtgatgctaggagtatcccgtttcacgcaagtgagggattcgaagttctctcctacgtcagcgatcgaagattag
- a CDS encoding hypothetical protein (NECATOR_CHRII.G7744.T2), whose amino-acid sequence MPRNFNPSSLHHRNVILFLHLSGQEPADIDRRLKEVYKEHAPARSTVYKYHSKLATGDYSIEDEDSSVTGDGKWISYSNIHRRAQWVDKGCTVTADVYIERLKNMKTNLENARPQQREVYFLHVNAWSNIARTTKGKLMKFGWTILPHPPYSPDLAPLDYHLFSYLQRHLYGQDFQTRDDIEKALEQFFKEQSPAFKSKGIYDLPKRWKTIDANEAYFR is encoded by the exons ATGCCGCGCAATTTCAACCCGTCGTCACTCCACCATCGCAACGTCATACTCTTTCTCCATCTATCTGGCCAGGAACCCGCGGATATCGATAGACGTTTGAAGGAAGTTTACAAGGAGCACGCCCCCGCTAGAAGTACAGTCTACAAGTACCACTCGAAGCTCGCGACAGGCGACTATTCCATTGAAGATGAAGACAGTTCGGTCACCGGGGACGGGAAGTGGATTTCCTATTCTAACATTCACCGGCGTGCCCAATGGGTTGACAAAG GATGTACAGTGACCGCAGATGTCTACATTGAACGACTGAAGAATATGAagacaaatctcgaaaatgcacGCCCGCAGCAGCGCGAAGTCTATTTCCTGCACGTCAACGCTTGGTCGAACATTGCAAGAACGACCAAAGGCAAACTGATGAAATTCGGTTGGACCATTTTACCACACCCACCGTATTCACCAGACCTGGCTCCCTTGGAttaccaccttttttcctatctccaACGTCATCTATATGGTCAAGACTTCCAAACCCGCGACGACATCGAAAAGGCACTTGAGCAGTTCTTCAAGGAGCAGTCCCCAGCGTTCAAGAGCAAGGGGATCTACGATCTGCCTAAACGTTGGAAGACCATCGATGCCAATGAGGCATACTTCAGATGA
- a CDS encoding hypothetical protein (NECATOR_CHRII.G7744.T1) → MPRNFNPSSLHHRNVILFLHLSGQEPADIDRRLKEVYKEHAPARSTVYKYHSKLATGDYSIEDEDSSVTGDGKWISYSNIHRRAQWVDKGTDAEDVRKLNVHAKKVMLFI, encoded by the coding sequence ATGCCGCGCAATTTCAACCCGTCGTCACTCCACCATCGCAACGTCATACTCTTTCTCCATCTATCTGGCCAGGAACCCGCGGATATCGATAGACGTTTGAAGGAAGTTTACAAGGAGCACGCCCCCGCTAGAAGTACAGTCTACAAGTACCACTCGAAGCTCGCGACAGGCGACTATTCCATTGAAGATGAAGACAGTTCGGTCACCGGGGACGGGAAGTGGATTTCCTATTCTAACATTCACCGGCGTGCCCAATGGGTTGACAAAGGTACGGATGCAGAAGACGTCCGTAAACTCAACGTACACGCCAAAAAGGTTATGCTCTTCATCTGA
- a CDS encoding hypothetical protein (NECATOR_CHRII.G7745.T1), with protein sequence MKTNLENARPQQREVYFLHVNAWSNIARTTKGKLMKFGWTILPHPPYSPDLAPLDYHLFSYLQRHLYGQDFQTRDDIEKALEQFFKEQSPAFKSKGIYDLPKRWKTIDANEAYFR encoded by the coding sequence ATGAagacaaatctcgaaaatgcacGCCCGCAGCAGCGCGAAGTCTATTTCCTGCACGTCAACGCTTGGTCGAACATTGCAAGAACGACCAAAGGCAAACTGATGAAATTCGGTTGGACCATTTTACCACACCCACCGTATTCACCAGACCTGGCTCCCTTGGAttaccaccttttttcctatctccaACGTCATCTATATGGTCAAGACTTCCAAACCCGCGACGACATCGAAAAGGCACTTGAGCAGTTCTTCAAGGAGCAGTCCCCAGCGTTCAAGAGCAAGGGGATCTACGATCTGCCTAAACGTTGGAAGACCATCGATGCCAATGAGGCATACTTCAGATGA
- a CDS encoding hypothetical protein (NECATOR_CHRII.G7746.T1): MIKWFTVSHSKDADHSLQIRNQRHQFAGMLSRGTALACRFSSGFSSPLLPKGALAYINGQWIESQKKSTFDVTNPYNGELLCKTTNCDIHEAEKAVHAARKSFQKWSLETTPKQRGAILRKWFDIFVAKEAELARVLTLEQGKPLAEARGEIQYSAAFFDWYAGEARRIYGQVVTPAVLNREHLHIREPIGVAVFITPWNFPTAMIARKAGAALAAGCTVVVKPAQDTPLSALAMAQTAEEAGMPPGVFNVITADQNRTAAISKYVCASTDVDVISFTGSTAVGKLLLAQSASTVKRVCLELGGSAPVLVFESADLDVTVKGAMAAKFRGSGQTCVAANRFFVHQKIYDDFITKMTVAMKGLVVGDGMNPKTTIGPLINDAAVKKITDLLNDAESKGARVVLGGKRGKGTCFQPTLLINVTDEMEIAHTEIFGPVVAVRKFSDEASVLAAANTTRSGLAGYVFSRDSDQIYRVTRRLQVGMIGVNEGLMSCAEAAFGGVKESGLGREGAAQGIDEFTQWKYICTQH, encoded by the exons ATGATTAAGTGGTTCACAGTAAGTCACAGTAAGGACGCGGACCATTCCCTACAAATCCGGAATCAGAGACATCAGTTTGCTG GTATGTTGAGCCGTGGGACGGCGCTCGCTTGCCGTTTCTCATCCGGTTTTTCTTCCCCGCTTCTTCCCAAAGGAGCACTAGCATACATAAATG GTCAGTGGATCgaatctcagaaaaaaagcaccttCGACGTGACAAATCCATACAATGGAGAGCTGCTATGTAAAACAACAAATTGCGATATCCATGAGGCTGAGAAG GCTGTGCATGCTGCCAGGAAATCGTTCCAAAAATGGTCATTAGAAACAACTCCTAAACAACGTGGTGCAATCCTAAGAAAGTGGTTCGACATATTTGTTGCGAAAGAAGCAGAACTGGCACGGGTTTTGACTCTTGAGCAG GGTAAACCATTAGCTGAGGCTCGCGGTGAAATACAATATTCGGCCGCTTTTTTCGACTGGTATGCTGGAGAAGCGAGACGAATTTATGGGCAG GTTGTTACCCCTGCTGTTCTCAACAGAGAGCACCTTCACATTCGAGAACCTATTGGAGTTGCTGTATTCATAACACCA TGGAACTTCCCTACAGCAATGATTGCCCGGAAGGCCGGAGCAGCATTAGCCGCTGGCTGCACTGTTGTGGTGAAGCCTGCTCAGGATACTCCGCTCAGTGCGCTAGCTATGGCCCAG ACGGCAGAGGAGGCAGGTATGCCCCCAGGCGTCTTCAACGTTATTACTGCTGATCAGAACCGAACTGCTGCTATATCGAAGTATGTCTGTGCAAGCACTGATGTGGATGTGATAAGTTTCACTGGAAGCACAGCTGTCGGAAAG CTTTTGTTGGCGCAGTCGGCTTCCACTGTTAAACGTGTTTGTCTTGAACTTGGCGGCAGCGCTCCGGTGCTAGTGTTTGAATCAGCGGACTTGGATGTAACTGTTAAG GGAGCAATGGCGGCAAAATTCCGAGGGTCTGGTCAAACATGTGTTGCTGCGAATCGTTTCTTCGTGCACCAGAAA ATATATGACGATTTTATAACGAAAATGACGGTTgcaatgaaaggtttggttgttGGCGATGGAATGAATCCAAAAACGACGATAGGACCTCTTATCAATGACGCAGCTGTGAAGAAG ATAACCGACCTTCTGAACGATGCGGAATCCAAAGGAGCTCGTGTTGTGTTGGGAGGGAAACGTGGTAAAGGGACTTGCTTTCAACCTACACTTCTGATCAACGTCACTGACGAAATGGAAATTGCACACACAGAAATTTTTGGTCCTGTAGTGGCTGTGAgaaa GTTCTCCGACGAAGCTTCTGTCCTGGCTGCCGCGAACACCACCCGAAGCGGTCTCGCCGGGTACGTCTTCAGTAGAGATTCAGATCAAATTTACCGGGTGACGCGTCGATTGCAGGTTGGAATGATTGGAGTCAATGAAG GGCTCATGTCTTGCGCTGAAGCAGCATTTGGAGGTGTAAAAGAAAGTGGCCTAGGCAGAGAAGGAGCAGCACAGGGAATTGACGAGTTCACTCAATGGAAGTATATCTGCACTCAGCACTAA
- a CDS encoding hypothetical protein (NECATOR_CHRII.G7746.T2) has translation MRSKRRDGGTSWNRVGTVASCSSVWFHQPPRSTEVPREKPRMLSRGTALACRFSSGFSSPLLPKGALAYINGQWIESQKKSTFDVTNPYNGELLCKTTNCDIHEAEKAVHAARKSFQKWSLETTPKQRGAILRKWFDIFVAKEAELARVLTLEQGKPLAEARGEIQYSAAFFDWYAGEARRIYGQVVTPAVLNREHLHIREPIGVAVFITPWNFPTAMIARKAGAALAAGCTVVVKPAQDTPLSALAMAQTAEEAGMPPGVFNVITADQNRTAAISKYVCASTDVDVISFTGSTAVGKLLLAQSASTVKRVCLELGGSAPVLVFESADLDVTVKGAMAAKFRGSGQTCVAANRFFVHQKIYDDFITKMTVAMKGLVVGDGMNPKTTIGPLINDAAVKKITDLLNDAESKGARVVLGGKRGKGTCFQPTLLINVTDEMEIAHTEIFGPVVAVRKFSDEASVLAAANTTRSGLAGYVFSRDSDQIYRVTRRLQVGMIGVNEGLMSCAEAAFGGVKESGLGREGAAQGIDEFTQWKYICTQH, from the exons atgcgctcgaaacggcgcgatggaggcaccagctggaaccgagttgggaccgtcgcaagcTGTAGCTCTGTGTGGTTTCACCAGCCGCCACGCTCCACTGAGgtgcctcgagagaagccac GTATGTTGAGCCGTGGGACGGCGCTCGCTTGCCGTTTCTCATCCGGTTTTTCTTCCCCGCTTCTTCCCAAAGGAGCACTAGCATACATAAATG GTCAGTGGATCgaatctcagaaaaaaagcaccttCGACGTGACAAATCCATACAATGGAGAGCTGCTATGTAAAACAACAAATTGCGATATCCATGAGGCTGAGAAG GCTGTGCATGCTGCCAGGAAATCGTTCCAAAAATGGTCATTAGAAACAACTCCTAAACAACGTGGTGCAATCCTAAGAAAGTGGTTCGACATATTTGTTGCGAAAGAAGCAGAACTGGCACGGGTTTTGACTCTTGAGCAG GGTAAACCATTAGCTGAGGCTCGCGGTGAAATACAATATTCGGCCGCTTTTTTCGACTGGTATGCTGGAGAAGCGAGACGAATTTATGGGCAG GTTGTTACCCCTGCTGTTCTCAACAGAGAGCACCTTCACATTCGAGAACCTATTGGAGTTGCTGTATTCATAACACCA TGGAACTTCCCTACAGCAATGATTGCCCGGAAGGCCGGAGCAGCATTAGCCGCTGGCTGCACTGTTGTGGTGAAGCCTGCTCAGGATACTCCGCTCAGTGCGCTAGCTATGGCCCAG ACGGCAGAGGAGGCAGGTATGCCCCCAGGCGTCTTCAACGTTATTACTGCTGATCAGAACCGAACTGCTGCTATATCGAAGTATGTCTGTGCAAGCACTGATGTGGATGTGATAAGTTTCACTGGAAGCACAGCTGTCGGAAAG CTTTTGTTGGCGCAGTCGGCTTCCACTGTTAAACGTGTTTGTCTTGAACTTGGCGGCAGCGCTCCGGTGCTAGTGTTTGAATCAGCGGACTTGGATGTAACTGTTAAG GGAGCAATGGCGGCAAAATTCCGAGGGTCTGGTCAAACATGTGTTGCTGCGAATCGTTTCTTCGTGCACCAGAAA ATATATGACGATTTTATAACGAAAATGACGGTTgcaatgaaaggtttggttgttGGCGATGGAATGAATCCAAAAACGACGATAGGACCTCTTATCAATGACGCAGCTGTGAAGAAG ATAACCGACCTTCTGAACGATGCGGAATCCAAAGGAGCTCGTGTTGTGTTGGGAGGGAAACGTGGTAAAGGGACTTGCTTTCAACCTACACTTCTGATCAACGTCACTGACGAAATGGAAATTGCACACACAGAAATTTTTGGTCCTGTAGTGGCTGTGAgaaa GTTCTCCGACGAAGCTTCTGTCCTGGCTGCCGCGAACACCACCCGAAGCGGTCTCGCCGGGTACGTCTTCAGTAGAGATTCAGATCAAATTTACCGGGTGACGCGTCGATTGCAGGTTGGAATGATTGGAGTCAATGAAG GGCTCATGTCTTGCGCTGAAGCAGCATTTGGAGGTGTAAAAGAAAGTGGCCTAGGCAGAGAAGGAGCAGCACAGGGAATTGACGAGTTCACTCAATGGAAGTATATCTGCACTCAGCACTAA
- a CDS encoding hypothetical protein (NECATOR_CHRII.G7747.T2): MYMYIMAHHEKKSKKSRERSRSRDHDRKKDPKRSKKRHRSSSSEESSSSASDHDDRFQSALNKQREEKKRLRKLEKERLKEKETPEEKRARRLAKKLKKQEKKKKEDSSYLPPQLAYTNLNNPFNDVNLTETFVWGKKLEQEGKSSYSRKKIEKETRARVEKNLREMEELKRTRDARLAAREDFEMMQRDADRKAHAEWTGKEAEFQLKQAKVRSKIRIEQNRAKPIDLLSRYIQFGDEHVDGKDDQETDDFELEDPLKYLKGLTQDDYEDLVEDIKVYRTLDGDRHSDFWRDVRCVVDDELRKLRDDRGRLGTSIHGSVQQDVDKIFKVNKDFV; the protein is encoded by the exons ATGTACATGTACAT AATGGCTCACCacgagaagaaatcaaagaagagCAGGGAACGTTCAAGGAGTAGAGATCACGATCGAAAGAAAGATCCGAAGAGAAGTAAGAAAAGACATCGCAGTTCATCTTCTGAGGAGAGTTCGAGCAGCGCCTCAGATCATGACGACCGGTTCCAG TCTGCTCTCAACAAgcaaagagaagagaagaaacgtCTACGGAAACTGGAGAAGGaacgtttgaaagaaaaggaaacaccGGAGGAAAAAAGGGCTCGACGCTTGGCCAAAAAACTCAAGAAG caagaaaagaagaaaaaggaagacagcTCCTATCTACCTCCTCAACTTGCCTATACTAATCTGAATAATCCATTCAACGACGTGAACCTGACTGAAACCTTTGTTTGGGGGAAAAAATTGGAGCAAGAAGGGAAGTCAAGCTATTCTCggaagaaaatagagaagGA AACACGTGCTCGCGTTGAGAAGAATCTACGCGAGATGGAGGAATTAAAACGTACTCGTGATGCACGTCTTGCAGCTCgtgaagattttgaaatgatGCAGCGAGATGCGGACCGAAAAGCGCATGCTGAATGGACGGGCAAGGAGGCAGAATTTCAGTTGAAACAGGCTAAG GTGCGCTCTAAGATTCGCATTGAACAGAATCGTGCCAAACCGATAGATTTGTTATCGAG ATACATCCAATTCGGAGACGAACATGTCGACGGAAAAGATGACCAAGAGACCGACGACTTTGAGCTAGAGGACCCTCTCAAGTATTTGAAGGGACTTACTCAAGATGACTACGAAGACCTAGTAGAAGACATTAAG GTGTACCGCACACTGGACGGCGATCGCCACTCCGATTTCTGGAGGGATGTTCGTTGCGTGGTCGACGATGAACTAAGGAAACTGAGAGATGATAGAGGTAGACTTGGCACTTCAATCCACGGCTCGGTTCAGCAAGATGTTGACAAGATATTCAAGGTAAATAAGGATTTTGTTTAG
- a CDS encoding hypothetical protein (NECATOR_CHRII.G7747.T1), with product MAHHEKKSKKSRERSRSRDHDRKKDPKRSKKRHRSSSSEESSSSASDHDDRFQSALNKQREEKKRLRKLEKERLKEKETPEEKRARRLAKKLKKQEKKKKEDSSYLPPQLAYTNLNNPFNDVNLTETFVWGKKLEQEGKSSYSRKKIEKETRARVEKNLREMEELKRTRDARLAAREDFEMMQRDADRKAHAEWTGKEAEFQLKQAKVRSKIRIEQNRAKPIDLLSRYIQFGDEHVDGKDDQETDDFELEDPLKYLKGLTQDDYEDLVEDIKVYRTLDGDRHSDFWRDVRCVVDDELRKLRDDRGRLGTSIHGSVQQDVDKIFKVNKDFV from the exons ATGGCTCACCacgagaagaaatcaaagaagagCAGGGAACGTTCAAGGAGTAGAGATCACGATCGAAAGAAAGATCCGAAGAGAAGTAAGAAAAGACATCGCAGTTCATCTTCTGAGGAGAGTTCGAGCAGCGCCTCAGATCATGACGACCGGTTCCAG TCTGCTCTCAACAAgcaaagagaagagaagaaacgtCTACGGAAACTGGAGAAGGaacgtttgaaagaaaaggaaacaccGGAGGAAAAAAGGGCTCGACGCTTGGCCAAAAAACTCAAGAAG caagaaaagaagaaaaaggaagacagcTCCTATCTACCTCCTCAACTTGCCTATACTAATCTGAATAATCCATTCAACGACGTGAACCTGACTGAAACCTTTGTTTGGGGGAAAAAATTGGAGCAAGAAGGGAAGTCAAGCTATTCTCggaagaaaatagagaagGA AACACGTGCTCGCGTTGAGAAGAATCTACGCGAGATGGAGGAATTAAAACGTACTCGTGATGCACGTCTTGCAGCTCgtgaagattttgaaatgatGCAGCGAGATGCGGACCGAAAAGCGCATGCTGAATGGACGGGCAAGGAGGCAGAATTTCAGTTGAAACAGGCTAAG GTGCGCTCTAAGATTCGCATTGAACAGAATCGTGCCAAACCGATAGATTTGTTATCGAG ATACATCCAATTCGGAGACGAACATGTCGACGGAAAAGATGACCAAGAGACCGACGACTTTGAGCTAGAGGACCCTCTCAAGTATTTGAAGGGACTTACTCAAGATGACTACGAAGACCTAGTAGAAGACATTAAG GTGTACCGCACACTGGACGGCGATCGCCACTCCGATTTCTGGAGGGATGTTCGTTGCGTGGTCGACGATGAACTAAGGAAACTGAGAGATGATAGAGGTAGACTTGGCACTTCAATCCACGGCTCGGTTCAGCAAGATGTTGACAAGATATTCAAGGTAAATAAGGATTTTGTTTAG